From Rudanella lutea DSM 19387, a single genomic window includes:
- a CDS encoding penicillin-binding protein 1A, translating into MLELASGPYRTLIKRLWRYALIGLALLVFYIFAVSYNFLWLFGGMPSLKALENPQSEVASELYSEDGVILGKYYTENRTPIEITQVSPNVISALIATEDARFTRHSGIDPRSLFRAISGILPFGGKGGGSTLTQQTAKNLFETRAEKYRGWLGHIPLVSTVISKTKEWILAVRLERNYTKQEILMMYLNTVSFGNNTYGIKTATKTYFGKEPWQLNVEEGALLVGMLQNPSLYNPRTHEERAIQRRNVVLGQMKKYGFLTDAQFATYREKPLKLDFSVENQNTGMAAYFRAVIKDDLQRWIKEYNENNGTELDLYSSGLKIRTSIDSRMQAYAEASVMEHMRDQQRKFYEHWRGRNPWVKKDERTDKFVEIPGFIEQVAKRTARYKSLVKEYGDDKEAIWREMRKPVKMKVFTYGGKKNEKDTTLSPLDSIRYYKRLLNVGFMSMDPNTGQVKAWVGGINFKYMKFDHVRQSRRQPGSTFKPFVYLAAIDKAFITPCDQFTDQPTTFARGEDNNGGPAWTPKNSNGKYSYRSLSLREALGQSINTVSAQLIKKTKSETVVDYAKRLGIQSPLTANPTLCLGTSDVTVFEMVGAYCAFANGGYRVKPLLILDIRDKDGNVLASFGPLANQEINASRAYDMLYLMRGAVEEPNGTSARLRSQYKLLDGGNEIAAKTGTTSNYSDGWFMGMTQNLVSGLWVGGDDRSIHFRNIEYGQGARVAMPAWALYMQRVYKDPTLTRYKPERFRKPDKYKIDCGGYYIDSTQRYIPPKVTTQEEEGILQ; encoded by the coding sequence ATGCTCGAACTTGCTTCTGGCCCGTACAGAACCCTTATCAAACGACTCTGGCGCTATGCGTTGATTGGCCTGGCGTTACTCGTTTTCTACATTTTTGCGGTCAGCTACAATTTCCTCTGGCTGTTTGGCGGTATGCCCAGCCTCAAAGCGCTCGAAAACCCACAGAGCGAGGTAGCGTCAGAACTGTATTCGGAGGATGGCGTCATTCTGGGCAAGTATTACACCGAAAACCGAACGCCCATCGAAATTACACAGGTATCGCCCAATGTAATTTCGGCACTCATTGCCACCGAGGACGCCCGGTTTACCCGCCACTCGGGCATCGACCCGCGCTCCTTGTTCCGGGCGATTTCGGGTATTTTACCCTTTGGTGGGAAAGGGGGCGGCAGTACGCTCACCCAGCAAACGGCCAAAAACCTGTTTGAAACCCGGGCCGAAAAATACCGGGGCTGGCTCGGACATATTCCGCTGGTGAGCACGGTGATTTCAAAAACAAAAGAGTGGATTCTGGCCGTGCGGCTCGAACGAAACTATACGAAGCAGGAAATCCTGATGATGTACCTGAACACCGTTTCGTTTGGCAACAACACGTACGGGATCAAAACGGCAACCAAAACGTATTTTGGTAAAGAGCCGTGGCAACTGAACGTGGAAGAAGGCGCGCTGCTGGTCGGTATGCTCCAGAACCCATCGTTGTATAACCCACGCACCCACGAAGAACGGGCCATTCAACGGCGAAATGTGGTACTGGGCCAGATGAAAAAGTATGGATTTCTGACCGATGCCCAGTTTGCTACGTATCGCGAGAAACCGCTTAAACTGGATTTTAGCGTCGAGAACCAGAATACCGGTATGGCTGCTTACTTTCGGGCGGTTATCAAAGATGACCTGCAGCGCTGGATCAAAGAGTACAACGAAAATAACGGCACCGAGCTTGACCTGTACAGCAGCGGCCTCAAAATACGTACATCGATCGATTCACGGATGCAGGCTTATGCCGAGGCCAGTGTGATGGAGCACATGCGCGATCAGCAACGTAAATTTTACGAACACTGGCGGGGCCGCAACCCCTGGGTTAAGAAAGATGAGCGGACAGACAAGTTTGTTGAAATACCAGGCTTCATTGAGCAGGTTGCCAAACGTACAGCCCGGTACAAAAGCCTCGTGAAAGAGTACGGCGACGATAAGGAAGCCATCTGGCGCGAGATGCGGAAGCCGGTAAAAATGAAAGTGTTCACGTACGGGGGCAAGAAAAACGAAAAAGACACTACCCTCAGCCCGCTCGACTCTATCCGCTATTACAAGCGACTTCTCAACGTGGGATTTATGTCGATGGACCCCAATACCGGGCAGGTAAAGGCCTGGGTGGGCGGTATCAACTTCAAGTACATGAAGTTTGACCACGTGCGGCAGAGCCGTCGGCAACCGGGCTCAACATTCAAGCCGTTTGTGTACCTGGCCGCCATCGACAAAGCGTTCATAACCCCCTGCGACCAGTTTACCGATCAGCCCACCACGTTTGCGCGGGGCGAAGACAACAACGGCGGCCCAGCCTGGACACCTAAAAACTCAAATGGCAAATACAGCTACCGGAGCCTGTCGCTCCGCGAAGCACTCGGTCAGTCGATCAATACGGTGAGCGCCCAGTTGATCAAGAAAACCAAATCTGAAACCGTAGTCGACTATGCCAAACGGCTGGGCATTCAAAGCCCCCTCACAGCCAACCCCACACTTTGCCTGGGTACGAGCGATGTGACGGTGTTTGAAATGGTAGGCGCCTATTGCGCATTTGCTAACGGGGGCTACCGGGTAAAACCCCTGCTCATTCTGGATATTCGGGATAAAGACGGCAACGTATTGGCCAGCTTTGGTCCGTTGGCGAATCAGGAAATCAACGCGTCGCGGGCGTACGATATGCTGTACCTCATGCGCGGGGCCGTAGAAGAACCCAACGGAACCTCGGCCCGGCTACGAAGCCAGTACAAGCTCCTCGACGGGGGCAACGAAATTGCCGCCAAAACCGGTACTACATCCAACTATTCCGACGGCTGGTTTATGGGTATGACCCAGAATCTGGTTTCGGGCCTTTGGGTGGGGGGCGACGACCGGAGTATCCACTTCCGAAATATCGAATACGGGCAGGGCGCTCGTGTGGCCATGCCCGCCTGGGCCTTGTATATGCAGCGCGTGTACAAAGACCCTACCCTGACCCGCTACAAACCCGAACGGTTTCGCAAGCCCGACAAGTACAAAATCGACTGCGGTGGCTACTACATCGACTCTACGCAACGGTACATTCCGCCCAAGGTAACCACACAGGAAGAGGAGGGCATTTTGCAGTAA
- a CDS encoding tetratricopeptide repeat protein, which translates to MSKAYHNLTAHYNAYFIAQDQLRQAEIALYKNRKENYNQILPVLLPVDSITNEPVKPFLDEAIKKASLVAERHQNSKWLDDAYIVIGKARLLKQDLPNAIEVFKYVNTKGTNEDDKHTALVNLMRAYVEAGDYNNGLNVAEYLRVQPLSKDNTRDYYLTKAYLHQRKGEPAVAAAILDATFPLLKKEESTARLHLIAGQLYDLAGQTAKAYEHYADVLRNRPAYEQEFYANIYLIQGSGGKNRLGQSFEQMLSDRKNADLKDKVYYTMGLLEARRGRYDEAIRLYRQSVAATTTNTEQVPYTYLEMGKLYFEKKGDFVNAQMYYDSALALLPQQSADYASIQTRKKSLDEYVSYRNTIRTEDSLQQLARLSPEALTQALNKAMQEQDKRDAQQAELARQVIEKATGTPTVAGVSQPGATNSNLAPNDRWYLYNPVRITQGLQDFTSTWGNRPLEDDWRRSNKDATRAVAAENSPVDGAAPAGTINPNAPLPTRADALNAAAGTPTVGGTAVGSRANGVGSRLEAMKAQLPLTPAALAQSNGRVENALYRLGKLYKFQFNQPADAISTFEQLLTRYPNTLQKPEVYYLLSVSNDQLGRTSTWKDKLLAEFPNTSYARLAGKIAAGNGAGVSSGAEAQAQKLYADVYYLYQTGNLTEGLARAETALNQFAGSQIEDKFALLRAMLIGRVQGTEPYRQALADFIRDYPASTLIPHVKELQTAADQATAKRK; encoded by the coding sequence ATGAGTAAGGCCTATCATAACCTTACGGCTCACTACAACGCGTATTTTATTGCACAGGATCAGCTTCGGCAGGCCGAAATTGCCCTCTACAAAAACCGTAAGGAAAATTATAACCAGATTCTCCCCGTCTTGTTACCGGTTGACTCAATCACTAATGAGCCGGTAAAGCCGTTTCTCGATGAAGCGATCAAAAAAGCGTCGCTCGTAGCGGAGCGGCATCAGAACAGCAAATGGCTCGACGATGCGTACATCGTCATCGGCAAAGCCCGTTTACTGAAGCAGGATCTGCCCAACGCCATCGAGGTGTTCAAGTACGTGAACACCAAAGGTACCAATGAAGACGACAAGCACACGGCGCTCGTTAACCTGATGCGGGCGTACGTAGAAGCAGGCGACTACAACAATGGCCTCAATGTGGCCGAATACCTGCGGGTACAACCTCTCAGTAAAGACAACACCCGCGATTACTACCTGACCAAAGCGTATTTGCACCAACGCAAGGGCGAACCCGCCGTGGCCGCTGCCATACTGGATGCCACGTTTCCGTTGCTCAAGAAAGAAGAATCGACGGCTCGTCTGCATCTGATTGCCGGGCAGCTATACGACCTTGCCGGTCAAACAGCCAAGGCGTACGAGCACTATGCCGATGTGCTTCGGAACCGCCCCGCCTACGAACAGGAGTTTTACGCCAACATCTATCTGATTCAGGGCAGCGGGGGCAAAAACAGACTCGGCCAGTCGTTTGAGCAGATGCTGAGCGACCGCAAAAATGCCGACCTGAAAGACAAAGTTTATTACACCATGGGCCTGCTCGAAGCCCGTCGGGGCCGCTACGATGAGGCAATTCGTCTGTACCGTCAGTCGGTGGCGGCTACCACCACCAATACCGAGCAGGTTCCGTACACGTACCTCGAAATGGGCAAGCTCTATTTCGAGAAGAAGGGAGATTTTGTCAATGCTCAGATGTATTACGACAGCGCCCTGGCGTTGCTGCCGCAGCAGTCGGCCGATTACGCGAGTATTCAGACCCGTAAAAAGTCGCTGGACGAATACGTGAGCTATCGAAACACCATTCGGACCGAAGACAGCCTGCAACAACTGGCGCGACTCTCGCCCGAAGCACTCACACAGGCCCTCAACAAGGCCATGCAGGAGCAGGACAAACGCGACGCCCAACAGGCTGAACTAGCCCGTCAGGTAATCGAAAAAGCAACCGGCACACCTACCGTGGCTGGGGTGTCGCAGCCGGGAGCTACCAATTCCAACCTCGCCCCCAACGACCGCTGGTATCTGTACAACCCCGTCCGGATTACGCAGGGCCTTCAGGATTTTACGAGTACCTGGGGAAACCGCCCGCTGGAAGACGACTGGCGCCGGAGTAACAAGGATGCAACGCGGGCGGTGGCGGCCGAAAATAGCCCCGTCGATGGTGCAGCACCAGCGGGTACGATCAACCCCAACGCGCCCCTGCCGACCCGGGCCGATGCGTTGAATGCAGCTGCCGGTACCCCAACTGTAGGCGGCACCGCCGTGGGTAGCCGCGCCAATGGTGTAGGCAGTCGGCTGGAAGCGATGAAAGCGCAACTCCCACTGACACCTGCAGCCCTGGCACAATCGAATGGTCGTGTCGAAAATGCCCTGTACCGGCTAGGGAAGCTGTACAAATTTCAGTTTAATCAGCCAGCCGATGCTATCTCGACCTTTGAGCAGTTGCTGACGCGCTACCCCAATACCCTCCAGAAACCCGAAGTGTACTATCTCCTGTCGGTTTCCAACGATCAGTTGGGGCGCACATCGACCTGGAAAGACAAGCTACTCGCCGAATTTCCGAATACATCCTATGCGCGGCTTGCTGGTAAAATAGCTGCGGGCAACGGTGCGGGTGTCAGCTCCGGGGCCGAAGCACAGGCGCAGAAACTTTACGCCGATGTGTACTATCTGTACCAGACGGGTAACCTGACCGAAGGCCTTGCCCGTGCCGAAACGGCCCTGAATCAGTTTGCCGGTTCGCAAATTGAGGATAAGTTTGCCTTACTGCGGGCCATGCTCATTGGTCGGGTACAGGGAACGGAGCCCTATCGTCAGGCGTTAGCCGATTTTATCCGCGACTACCCGGCCAGTACGCTGATTCCGCACGTGAAGGAATTGCAAACAGCCGCCGACCAGGCCACGGCTAAGAGAAAATAA
- a CDS encoding AtpZ/AtpI family protein: protein MENKPGSTDPKTRFDKANRKVTSYTQYSSIAFQMLGTIGLGVWGGMKLDEWQGNRLPVWTIVLALTAIGASLYLFIKGLPKE, encoded by the coding sequence ATGGAAAATAAGCCCGGCTCAACCGATCCCAAAACCCGCTTCGACAAGGCCAACCGCAAGGTCACGTCGTACACGCAGTATAGCAGCATTGCGTTTCAAATGCTCGGCACCATTGGCCTGGGTGTATGGGGTGGTATGAAACTCGACGAATGGCAGGGCAATCGGCTTCCCGTCTGGACCATTGTGCTGGCATTGACGGCCATTGGAGCGTCACTGTATTTGTTTATTAAAGGCTTACCTAAAGAATAG
- the atpB gene encoding F0F1 ATP synthase subunit A gives MMRRLFNRFFVVTSLFLSSFGLATAQEHTLDGQETHQEQKEKFNVGEMIMHHIRDDRGWEFAHGVTLPLPVILYTADRGLEVFSSSHLNHGEVYNNYKSEHGHLYRVNEAGEPLKDVKVYDFSITKNVASLMLSAILLILIFRSVAGGYVRNKGKAPKGLQSFLEPIVMFVRDEIAKPNLGHHYEKYLPYLLTLFFFILINNLLGLLPGGANLTGNIAVTLVLAVITFFVVNLNGNKHYWAHLVKPTGVPVALLPIMIPVEIVGVFMKPFSLMVRLFANITAGHIIILSLISLIFIANNLGGSATGWGISLIVAPFTIFMNLIELLVAFLQAFIFTLLTSMYIGSAIEDHHEADHGIGYEGPGEEIG, from the coding sequence ATGATGCGTCGCTTATTTAATAGATTTTTCGTTGTTACTTCTCTGTTTCTGAGCTCGTTTGGTTTAGCTACGGCTCAGGAGCACACGCTCGACGGTCAGGAGACACACCAGGAGCAAAAAGAAAAATTCAATGTGGGCGAAATGATTATGCACCACATTCGCGACGACCGGGGCTGGGAATTCGCTCACGGTGTCACGCTCCCCCTGCCTGTTATTCTGTACACTGCCGACCGCGGCCTGGAGGTCTTCTCGTCGTCGCACCTGAATCACGGTGAGGTGTATAATAATTACAAGTCGGAGCACGGTCACCTGTACCGCGTAAACGAAGCGGGCGAGCCGCTCAAAGACGTAAAAGTGTACGATTTCTCGATCACCAAAAACGTAGCTTCGTTGATGCTAAGCGCCATTCTGCTGATTCTGATTTTCCGGTCGGTAGCGGGTGGATACGTGAGAAACAAAGGCAAAGCTCCAAAGGGTTTGCAATCGTTCCTGGAGCCGATCGTGATGTTCGTTCGTGACGAGATCGCCAAGCCGAACCTGGGACATCATTACGAAAAATATTTGCCCTACCTACTGACGTTGTTCTTCTTTATCCTGATCAACAACCTGCTGGGTCTGTTGCCGGGTGGAGCCAACCTGACCGGTAACATCGCCGTAACGCTTGTACTGGCCGTTATTACGTTCTTCGTGGTAAACCTGAACGGTAACAAGCACTACTGGGCTCACCTTGTAAAGCCAACGGGTGTACCCGTGGCTCTGCTGCCCATTATGATCCCGGTTGAAATTGTGGGTGTGTTCATGAAGCCGTTCTCGTTGATGGTCCGGTTGTTTGCCAACATCACGGCGGGTCACATCATCATCCTGAGCTTGATTTCGCTTATTTTCATTGCCAATAATCTGGGCGGCTCGGCAACGGGTTGGGGGATCAGCTTGATCGTGGCTCCGTTTACGATCTTCATGAACCTGATCGAATTGCTGGTTGCCTTCCTGCAAGCCTTTATCTTCACCCTGCTCACGTCGATGTACATCGGCAGCGCGATTGAAGATCACCATGAAGCCGATCACGGCATCGGGTACGAAGGTCCTGGTGAAGAAATCGGGTAA
- the atpE gene encoding ATP synthase F0 subunit C — MLAFLLSILLEATGSVAVMGAAVGAGLAAIGAGLGIGRIGGSAMEGIARQPEAAGRIQTAMLIIAALIEAVALFAAVICLLVALA; from the coding sequence ATGTTAGCGTTTTTGCTCTCAATCTTGTTGGAAGCTACGGGTAGCGTAGCCGTAATGGGTGCCGCAGTAGGTGCTGGTCTGGCCGCTATTGGTGCTGGTCTGGGTATCGGTCGTATCGGTGGCAGCGCGATGGAAGGTATCGCTCGTCAGCCAGAAGCGGCTGGTCGTATCCAAACGGCTATGTTGATCATCGCGGCTCTTATCGAAGCCGTGGCCCTGTTCGCTGCCGTAATCTGTCTGCTGGTTGCTCTGGCGTAA
- the atpF gene encoding F0F1 ATP synthase subunit B — protein sequence MDLLTPDIGLLFWQIVIFGALFFILSKFAWKPITQSLKERETNIQSALDLAEKTRQEMALLKADNEKLLAEARSERESILRGAKEAADRLVADAQQKAQVEANRILEQARESMQNERQALVTSMKKEVVTLSLDIAEKVLRRELADQSAQEKLVQDLVANSRLN from the coding sequence ATGGATTTACTTACCCCCGATATCGGCCTGTTGTTTTGGCAGATTGTCATCTTCGGTGCCCTGTTCTTTATCCTGTCTAAGTTTGCGTGGAAGCCAATCACGCAGAGCCTCAAAGAGCGCGAAACCAATATTCAGAGTGCCCTCGATCTGGCGGAGAAAACCCGTCAGGAAATGGCCCTTTTGAAAGCTGATAACGAGAAACTGCTGGCTGAAGCTCGTTCGGAGCGCGAAAGCATTCTTCGGGGTGCCAAAGAAGCCGCTGACCGTCTGGTTGCCGATGCCCAGCAGAAGGCTCAGGTTGAAGCCAATCGGATTCTGGAGCAGGCCCGCGAGTCGATGCAGAATGAGCGTCAGGCGCTGGTGACGTCGATGAAGAAAGAGGTAGTTACCCTCTCTCTCGACATTGCCGAGAAAGTACTGCGTCGCGAACTGGCTGACCAATCAGCACAGGAGAAACTGGTACAGGATTTAGTAGCAAACTCACGGCTCAATTAA
- the atpH gene encoding ATP synthase F1 subunit delta: MAVATVAYRYAKSLLDLAREKDLVADIHKDMLFFKKTVDDSRPLALMLKNPIIRVSKKDAVLRTIFKDKLNPMTMSFIDIAVRKNREGILENIADEFIRLYDGMKGIERATVITTTPLTDELRTKFKEMVAKTTGGQLIELTEKINPKLIGGYVLQLGDRQVDASVRSQLNDLKLSFLN, from the coding sequence ATGGCAGTAGCAACCGTTGCATACCGATACGCCAAGTCCCTGCTGGATCTGGCACGGGAGAAAGACCTTGTAGCAGACATCCACAAGGATATGCTGTTTTTCAAGAAGACCGTGGACGATAGCCGTCCGCTGGCCTTGATGCTGAAGAACCCGATCATCCGCGTGAGCAAGAAAGACGCTGTTCTGCGGACGATCTTCAAGGACAAGCTGAACCCAATGACAATGAGCTTCATTGACATTGCTGTTCGGAAAAACCGCGAGGGGATTCTGGAAAATATAGCTGATGAGTTTATCCGTTTGTACGACGGTATGAAAGGAATTGAGCGGGCTACGGTGATTACCACCACCCCGCTTACCGACGAACTGCGGACGAAGTTTAAAGAGATGGTAGCCAAAACAACCGGCGGCCAACTGATTGAACTGACCGAGAAAATTAATCCGAAGCTGATTGGCGGGTATGTTCTCCAACTCGGCGATCGGCAGGTAGATGCCTCGGTTCGAAGCCAACTGAACGACTTGAAACTCTCGTTTCTGAATTAA
- a CDS encoding TonB-dependent receptor plug domain-containing protein, protein MLSLCPILYLLAAPSDTLPALDSLRTRQLNEVVVSASRVPENVLRSPVSVEVLDERTIRKSAQLSYYDAIENLKGVQLLTPSLGFKVYNTRGFANTTNVRFVQLVDGRDNQAPHIGAPIAGALAPSDLDISRVEIMAGTASALYGLNALNGLVNLITKDPFESPGLTVSQKTGANHVGSAGVGTKLYSESSIRYAKVLGSRLAFKANLVYQTGYDWVANNRTDLNPSANQSLGLTGPEQPAQDPVNSYGNESPNRRTLRLDGRNVVVARTGYYESEVTDYRLRHLRGDLTVQYRFKPQTSLSYTYQGALLDNVYQRTNRFRLDNYGLSQHSLTFASPTLQIRAYRTGENTGNSYNIRSMAENIDRAFQSDNAWFGQFSAQFAASRQQGASLPVALAQARAQADAGRPQPGTARFEALLDSLGHINNWDIGAALRVRSWLYHAEAQFEPTRGPWAAFQKQTGIDLLVGMEYRQFVLFPDGNYFINPEAPGQNLTYSKIGGFVQANRLFLDNRLKLTGSVRLDKNKYFEPRLNPRVAAVFSPNDRHHVRLSYQNGYRFPSLFEAFSNVNSGGVKRVGGLPLLSAGVFERSYFRTSIDAFGAAINTDVNTNGLTTAQAIDRNKGLLKPNTYTYIKPEQVNSIESGYKGLWFGGRLQLDVDLYYTRYRNFMAQVEANIPKGNNPDSVAYYLADRTKQDRYRLWTNSRSVVHTYGGSAGVRYALAGGRTGWAIAGNAAYAQLNRTEQGDGLEEGFNTPRWITNLSLSKVGLVGFAVNYKYQTAFLWQSALATGTVPAIHTVDAQINARLKGLVLKLGATNLLNRSYYSFLAGPAVGGFYYLSLTYDALTR, encoded by the coding sequence ATGTTATCCCTCTGCCCAATCCTCTATTTACTGGCTGCCCCTTCCGACACACTCCCCGCGCTTGACTCGCTGCGGACCCGGCAGCTAAATGAGGTGGTAGTATCGGCCTCGCGTGTACCCGAAAATGTGCTCCGCTCACCTGTAAGCGTAGAGGTACTCGATGAACGAACCATTCGCAAATCGGCCCAACTGTCATATTACGACGCTATCGAGAACCTTAAAGGGGTTCAGTTGCTCACACCCAGCTTAGGATTTAAGGTTTACAACACCCGCGGGTTTGCCAACACGACCAATGTGCGGTTTGTGCAGCTTGTTGATGGACGTGATAATCAGGCTCCGCATATTGGGGCACCCATTGCGGGCGCGTTGGCTCCGTCGGACCTCGATATCAGTCGGGTTGAAATTATGGCCGGAACCGCTTCGGCTCTGTACGGCCTTAATGCCCTCAATGGCCTTGTCAACCTCATCACCAAAGATCCATTTGAATCACCCGGCCTGACCGTAAGCCAGAAAACAGGCGCAAACCATGTGGGTAGCGCGGGTGTCGGGACTAAACTTTACAGCGAAAGCAGCATTCGGTATGCTAAGGTTTTGGGAAGTCGGCTCGCTTTTAAAGCCAATCTGGTGTACCAGACAGGGTACGATTGGGTGGCTAACAACCGTACCGACCTAAACCCCAGTGCCAATCAATCGCTGGGCTTGACCGGCCCGGAACAACCGGCTCAGGATCCTGTAAATTCATACGGCAACGAATCGCCCAACCGGCGCACCCTCCGGCTTGATGGTCGTAACGTGGTAGTAGCCCGAACGGGGTATTACGAAAGCGAAGTGACCGATTATCGGTTGCGACACCTCCGGGGCGACCTAACTGTGCAATACCGGTTTAAGCCGCAAACAAGTCTGAGCTACACGTATCAGGGTGCCTTGCTCGATAATGTTTATCAGCGTACCAACCGGTTTCGGCTGGACAATTACGGACTGAGTCAGCACAGCCTGACGTTTGCCTCGCCCACGCTCCAGATTCGGGCGTACCGTACAGGTGAGAATACCGGAAACTCGTACAACATTCGGTCGATGGCTGAAAACATCGACCGGGCTTTCCAGTCGGATAACGCCTGGTTCGGACAGTTTTCGGCTCAGTTTGCCGCCAGTCGACAGCAGGGAGCGTCGTTGCCGGTTGCGCTGGCACAGGCTCGTGCACAAGCCGATGCCGGTCGACCGCAGCCCGGAACGGCACGATTCGAGGCCTTACTCGATTCGTTGGGACATATCAATAACTGGGATATTGGGGCTGCTCTGCGGGTGCGGTCGTGGTTGTACCATGCCGAGGCTCAGTTTGAACCCACGCGCGGCCCGTGGGCGGCTTTCCAAAAACAGACCGGTATCGATTTGCTCGTGGGCATGGAGTACCGGCAATTCGTTCTGTTTCCTGACGGCAATTATTTCATTAATCCCGAAGCCCCCGGCCAGAATCTGACGTACTCGAAGATTGGGGGATTTGTGCAGGCCAATCGCCTGTTTCTCGATAATCGGCTCAAATTGACGGGCTCCGTCAGGCTCGACAAAAACAAGTATTTTGAGCCCCGGCTGAACCCTCGGGTGGCCGCCGTTTTCTCGCCAAACGACAGGCATCATGTACGGCTGTCGTACCAGAATGGGTACCGGTTCCCGTCGCTGTTCGAAGCGTTTTCCAACGTCAACTCAGGTGGTGTAAAACGCGTGGGCGGGCTGCCATTGCTTTCGGCGGGTGTGTTTGAGCGGTCGTACTTCCGAACGTCGATAGATGCGTTTGGGGCCGCGATCAATACCGACGTGAACACCAACGGACTGACTACCGCGCAGGCTATTGACCGTAACAAAGGGTTGCTGAAACCAAATACGTACACCTACATTAAACCGGAGCAGGTCAATAGTATTGAGAGCGGGTACAAAGGGCTTTGGTTTGGGGGGCGCTTACAGCTCGACGTGGATCTGTACTATACCCGATACCGCAACTTCATGGCGCAGGTCGAGGCCAATATCCCGAAAGGCAACAACCCCGACTCGGTGGCGTATTACCTCGCCGACCGAACTAAACAGGACCGCTACCGGCTCTGGACCAACTCGCGTTCGGTAGTGCATACCTACGGGGGCAGTGCCGGTGTGCGCTACGCGCTGGCGGGTGGCCGTACGGGTTGGGCCATAGCGGGCAATGCCGCTTACGCCCAACTGAATCGCACCGAACAGGGCGACGGCCTCGAAGAGGGTTTCAACACGCCCCGCTGGATTACCAACCTGAGCCTGTCGAAAGTAGGGCTGGTCGGGTTTGCGGTGAACTACAAGTACCAAACAGCTTTTCTGTGGCAGTCGGCACTGGCAACGGGTACGGTACCTGCCATTCACACCGTAGATGCACAGATCAACGCGCGGCTCAAAGGGCTTGTGCTGAAGCTGGGAGCCACCAATTTGCTCAACCGCTCGTATTACTCGTTTCTGGCTGGCCCGGCAGTGGGTGGATTTTATTATCTCTCACTGACGTACGACGCGCTCACCCGATGA